In Alkalihalobacterium alkalinitrilicum, a genomic segment contains:
- a CDS encoding alpha/beta fold hydrolase, with protein sequence METRIACVEGRGPNRVLVLHGWALDSGIWLASRSLTDLDNFTYAYMDFPGYGTNRTIPPCECLDSMAKAALNAADELGWDRFMVLGHSMGGATAIRVATLAPGRVMSVVALTPVSAEGTPLPDNIYNQYANAWSDPGAALHSLAPNLSSRQLANIVSRCHETMDHNAWKAYLANWTGANFIDNLGAFNGPTTVLYGGDDPLVNPDYLSRTMDGLHDGTLVGIDGAGHYPMVEQTEATVQLWEKALTDAAVGAKN encoded by the coding sequence ATGGAAACCCGTATTGCTTGTGTTGAAGGAAGGGGTCCAAATCGTGTACTGGTCTTACATGGTTGGGCATTGGACAGCGGAATCTGGTTAGCGTCTCGATCATTGACTGATCTTGACAATTTCACATACGCTTACATGGACTTTCCCGGTTATGGCACTAACCGGACGATTCCTCCTTGCGAATGTTTAGATTCGATGGCTAAAGCCGCATTAAATGCGGCGGACGAACTAGGGTGGGACCGCTTTATGGTTCTAGGTCATTCGATGGGGGGAGCGACAGCGATCCGCGTAGCCACGCTTGCACCTGGTCGAGTCATGTCCGTGGTCGCACTCACCCCGGTATCAGCAGAAGGAACGCCACTACCCGATAATATCTATAATCAGTATGCCAATGCATGGTCAGATCCTGGGGCCGCTTTGCATAGCTTGGCTCCTAACTTGTCTAGCCGACAACTGGCGAACATCGTATCTCGTTGTCATGAAACCATGGATCATAATGCATGGAAGGCATACCTAGCAAACTGGACAGGTGCCAACTTTATAGACAACCTTGGTGCGTTCAACGGACCGACGACGGTTCTCTATGGGGGTGACGATCCACTAGTCAACCCTGACTACCTTTCTAGAACCATGGATGGCCTGCATGATGGTACTTTAGTAGGCATCGATGGCGCTGGACACTATCCGATGGTTGAACAAACTGAGGCCACCGTGCAGTTGTGGGAGAAAGCCCTTACCGACGCGGCGGTTGGAGCTAAAAACTGA
- a CDS encoding aldehyde dehydrogenase family protein, which yields MRWAAAQNEVFAPIAILIPVDTVEEAIEVANGTPFGLSGAVFSGSLERGINVARKVKTGMIHVNGQTINVEPNVPFGGEEFSGLGRYCGEWAIEEHTTVKWISVQNQPRSYPFS from the coding sequence ATGAGATGGGCGGCCGCTCAAAATGAAGTGTTTGCGCCAATTGCCATCTTGATTCCGGTCGATACAGTAGAAGAAGCAATCGAGGTTGCGAATGGAACACCTTTTGGATTAAGTGGAGCAGTCTTTTCTGGCTCACTTGAAAGAGGCATTAATGTTGCTAGAAAAGTAAAGACAGGGATGATTCACGTCAATGGTCAAACAATAAATGTCGAACCGAATGTTCCATTTGGAGGAGAAGAATTCTCCGGACTAGGCCGTTATTGCGGAGAATGGGCAATTGAAGAACATACAACTGTAAAATGGATATCTGTTCAAAATCAACCTCGTTCTTACCCATTTAGTTAA
- a CDS encoding IS110 family transposase, whose protein sequence is MDIIIERACGMDVHKDNITACVITPEGKEIKTFSTKTASLIQLIDWVKEHKCTHVAMESTGVYWKPIVNLLEAEDIEFLVVNAQHIKSVPGRKTDVKDAEWIAKLLRHGLLKASFIPDRNQRELRELVRYRRSIIEERARQHNRIQKVLEGANIKLGSVVSDVMGKSSRDMLRAIAEGEDDLEMLANFAKGRMKQKKDQLKLALHGYINDHQRFMIKTVLNHIDFLTEQIDMLNQEVADRLSIHQDDIDRLDSIPGIARRMAEQMLAELGTNIKEQFPTAPQMCSWAGLVPGSNESAGKRKSPKTKNGNKYLKSALTEAAHSVRNSKNYLGALYRRTASRKGRKRAGIVVAHAILRISYYLLTRKEMYVDLGEDYFDKQREQSIVRHSLRRLENLGYAVSLSEPEAS, encoded by the coding sequence ATGGATATAATCATTGAGAGAGCCTGTGGTATGGATGTACATAAAGACAACATTACTGCTTGCGTCATCACACCAGAAGGAAAGGAAATTAAGACTTTTTCAACAAAAACTGCATCCCTAATTCAGTTGATTGACTGGGTTAAGGAACATAAGTGCACTCATGTGGCAATGGAAAGTACAGGTGTTTACTGGAAACCTATTGTCAACTTGCTTGAAGCCGAGGATATTGAGTTTCTTGTAGTGAATGCTCAACATATCAAGTCCGTCCCTGGACGAAAAACCGATGTAAAAGATGCGGAATGGATCGCCAAACTACTTCGTCATGGTTTACTAAAAGCCAGTTTTATCCCAGACCGAAACCAACGAGAGTTGCGTGAACTTGTTCGTTACCGTCGAAGCATCATAGAAGAACGTGCGAGACAACATAATCGGATTCAAAAAGTTCTAGAAGGCGCTAATATCAAACTTGGTTCTGTTGTTTCGGATGTTATGGGAAAGTCTTCCCGTGATATGCTTCGCGCCATCGCTGAAGGCGAAGATGACCTTGAAATGCTGGCAAATTTCGCAAAAGGAAGGATGAAACAGAAGAAAGATCAGCTAAAACTCGCCCTCCACGGCTATATCAATGATCATCAACGATTCATGATAAAGACGGTTCTAAACCATATTGATTTCCTTACTGAACAAATCGATATGCTAAATCAAGAAGTAGCCGATAGATTGAGTATCCATCAAGATGACATCGATCGCTTAGATTCCATTCCTGGAATCGCAAGAAGAATGGCTGAGCAAATGCTTGCAGAACTTGGGACGAACATAAAAGAACAATTTCCTACCGCACCTCAAATGTGCTCATGGGCTGGATTGGTGCCAGGTAGTAATGAAAGTGCAGGGAAACGGAAGTCTCCTAAAACAAAGAATGGAAACAAATATTTAAAGTCCGCATTAACGGAAGCAGCCCACTCTGTGAGAAATTCAAAAAACTATCTAGGTGCTTTGTATCGTCGTACGGCATCTCGTAAAGGAAGGAAACGAGCAGGTATTGTCGTAGCTCATGCCATTTTACGTATCTCTTACTACCTCTTAACCCGAAAAGAGATGTACGTAGATTTGGGTGAAGACTACTTTGATAAACAAAGAGAACAATCAATTGTACGCCATTCGTTAAGAAGACTCGAAAACTTAGGATACGCTGTTTCATTATCAGAACCAGAAGCCTCTTGA
- a CDS encoding acetyl-CoA C-acetyltransferase produces the protein MSEVYIVEGARTPIGAFGKSLSQVSTTELGRLTAEEAIKRSNCEATDIDNVIYGNVIHTSTNASYVARHIALHSGVPIETPSLLVNRLCGSGLQAIISAAQSIKLGESRLALAGGVENMSMAPHSNFTSRFNGTKYGALAFEDMLLRTLADEYTGCGMGITAENLSEKYEISREDQDAFALLSQQRAMKAVETGVFKEEIVPVELKTRKGSTFVTADEHIRKDTTTENLSKLVPAFKKDGTVTSGNASGINDGAASLILASEEKLHSGMKALAKIRSWAVVGVDPNIMGIGPVPAIKLALQRANLTLEDMDRIEVNEAFAAQYLAVEKELELPREKTNVYGGAIALGHPVGMSGARITLSLAYELRRKGLRYGIASLCIGGGQGIAIVIENEAQ, from the coding sequence ATGAGTGAAGTGTATATTGTGGAAGGGGCACGTACCCCTATTGGAGCATTTGGAAAATCACTTAGTCAAGTTTCAACGACAGAACTTGGCAGATTAACAGCAGAAGAAGCTATAAAACGCTCTAACTGTGAAGCAACAGATATTGATAATGTGATTTATGGAAACGTCATTCATACAAGTACGAATGCATCCTATGTAGCACGTCATATCGCACTACATTCTGGAGTGCCAATCGAAACACCTTCTTTATTAGTCAATCGTTTATGCGGTTCAGGACTTCAGGCTATTATCTCAGCAGCACAATCAATTAAGTTAGGTGAGTCTCGTCTTGCATTAGCGGGTGGAGTTGAGAATATGTCAATGGCACCTCATTCCAATTTCACGAGTAGGTTTAATGGAACAAAATACGGTGCACTTGCTTTTGAAGATATGTTGTTGCGAACATTAGCGGATGAATACACGGGTTGCGGGATGGGAATAACAGCCGAGAATTTATCAGAGAAATATGAAATATCGCGTGAAGATCAGGATGCATTTGCTTTATTAAGTCAGCAACGAGCGATGAAAGCCGTCGAAACGGGTGTATTTAAAGAAGAAATAGTTCCAGTAGAATTGAAGACAAGAAAAGGATCGACCTTTGTGACAGCGGATGAGCATATTCGAAAAGATACTACGACTGAAAACCTAAGCAAATTAGTACCTGCCTTTAAAAAGGATGGAACTGTTACATCAGGAAATGCAAGTGGAATAAATGATGGTGCTGCTTCATTAATTTTAGCGAGCGAAGAAAAATTGCATTCTGGAATGAAAGCGTTAGCAAAAATTCGTTCATGGGCTGTTGTGGGAGTGGACCCGAATATTATGGGGATTGGTCCTGTTCCTGCTATTAAACTAGCATTGCAAAGAGCTAACCTTACGCTTGAGGATATGGACCGTATTGAAGTGAATGAAGCATTTGCTGCTCAATATTTAGCCGTTGAAAAAGAATTGGAATTACCTAGGGAGAAGACTAATGTGTACGGCGGTGCAATCGCATTAGGACATCCTGTCGGTATGAGTGGTGCTAGGATTACGTTGTCATTAGCCTATGAATTAAGAAGAAAAGGATTGCGTTATGGTATTGCAAGTTTATGTATAGGCGGAGGTCAAGGAATTGCAATTGTAATAGAAAATGAAGCTCAATAA
- a CDS encoding transposase yields MKKTIYSEAFKKKLAQEAMTINNMSKIARRYEVSVGLIYKWVEKTKKGDL; encoded by the coding sequence GTGAAGAAAACTATATATTCAGAAGCCTTTAAGAAAAAATTAGCTCAGGAAGCAATGACTATAAATAACATGTCTAAGATTGCTCGGCGGTATGAAGTAAGTGTTGGATTGATTTATAAATGGGTTGAAAAAACAAAAAAAGGTGATTTATAA
- a CDS encoding alpha/beta hydrolase, whose translation MTLDVQAEQWLRGLADSGLPPLNDMPVPMAREVFSTALADSSLKPCKIADISDRSIPGPNGDIPIRIYTPEGNGAFPILVYFHGGGWVLGNLDGSDGVCTLLAKRSGAVVVSVAYRLAPEHPAPGAAEDCYSATKWVSDNAALINGDSERIAVGGESAGGNLAAVVALMSRNYGTPNLQFQLLMYPVVDYDLKTPSYHQYGNDYFLTTDMMRWFFDNYANNPDMLQDWRVSPLRAPDLSGLPATRIITAEYDPTRDGSEAYASRLVAAGTTVTLKRYQGQIHGFTALAGVMGQGKTALEDATDHLREVFRQSWEPRLWLTR comes from the coding sequence ATGACACTTGACGTTCAAGCTGAACAATGGCTTCGGGGGTTGGCGGATTCAGGGCTTCCGCCATTAAATGATATGCCCGTTCCTATGGCGCGGGAAGTATTCTCAACAGCCCTCGCTGATTCCAGCCTCAAGCCGTGCAAAATAGCGGACATCAGCGATCGATCTATCCCTGGACCCAACGGTGATATTCCCATTAGGATCTATACGCCTGAAGGAAACGGAGCTTTCCCAATTCTAGTATATTTTCATGGAGGTGGCTGGGTACTAGGCAATCTTGACGGGAGTGACGGTGTTTGCACTCTTCTAGCTAAACGGAGTGGCGCAGTTGTAGTCTCTGTCGCATATCGATTGGCTCCTGAGCATCCAGCCCCGGGTGCCGCTGAAGACTGCTATTCTGCAACGAAGTGGGTTTCAGATAACGCTGCACTGATCAATGGGGATTCAGAGCGCATTGCTGTAGGAGGCGAGAGCGCAGGAGGGAACCTCGCAGCAGTTGTCGCTCTGATGTCGAGGAATTACGGCACCCCCAACCTGCAGTTTCAGCTCCTAATGTACCCGGTTGTTGATTACGACTTAAAAACTCCATCGTACCATCAATATGGCAACGACTATTTCCTTACCACGGATATGATGCGGTGGTTCTTCGACAACTATGCTAACAACCCAGATATGTTACAAGATTGGCGGGTCAGCCCTCTTCGAGCACCAGATCTATCAGGCCTACCGGCCACACGCATTATCACAGCAGAGTATGATCCAACCCGGGATGGGAGCGAGGCTTACGCTAGTCGATTGGTTGCCGCCGGAACGACAGTCACTTTGAAACGATACCAAGGGCAGATCCACGGCTTTACGGCGCTCGCCGGTGTTATGGGTCAGGGAAAGACTGCCTTGGAGGATGCAACTGATCACCTACGAGAAGTCTTTCGTCAAAGCTGGGAACCCCGTCTTTGGCTTACTCGCTAA
- a CDS encoding short-chain fatty acid transporter → MEPVKQTQTSQQKTSNNPISKLALFFAKVAERWLPDAFVFAVLLTVITFLGGIFITKNTPYEMMVHWGDGFWSLLAFTAQIITTFIMSYALALTPPVARGLEKIASKCTTPNVAIIVVTFTALAASLISWAFGLVVAGIMAKLVGRQVRDVDYRVLVAAGYSGFVIWEGGLSSSPALFVATPGHTFEETVGLIPTADTLTSLLNIVIVVIIFATLPFVMKLIHPKKMEDRILVDPELLKDVEVKEEPNVSKTNFINDKLDRSRFIVTIGGLFGLAYLVNHFYLNGFNLDLNTVNLIFLTACLLLYGNVRELGSGLIKASGSVGQFALQYPFYAGIMGMMTASGLAVWLSNFFASIATEKTLPLFTFFAAGILNMFVPSGGGQWAIQAPIFLPTAIDMGVDPAKIVMAVAWGDSWTNMIQPFWAIPLLAIAGLKIRDIMGFTVITLIYTGIIISTIFLIFS, encoded by the coding sequence ATGGAACCGGTTAAACAAACTCAAACAAGTCAACAAAAGACTTCTAACAATCCAATTTCAAAGCTAGCATTATTCTTTGCTAAAGTTGCCGAGAGGTGGCTTCCAGATGCATTTGTATTTGCTGTATTATTAACAGTCATTACTTTTTTAGGTGGAATTTTCATTACTAAAAACACCCCTTATGAGATGATGGTTCATTGGGGGGACGGGTTCTGGTCGTTACTTGCTTTTACTGCACAAATTATTACAACATTTATTATGAGTTATGCACTAGCATTAACTCCTCCTGTTGCTCGTGGTCTTGAGAAAATTGCAAGTAAGTGTACAACCCCTAACGTAGCTATTATAGTGGTTACATTTACAGCATTAGCAGCATCATTGATCAGTTGGGCATTCGGACTAGTCGTTGCAGGGATTATGGCAAAGCTAGTAGGAAGACAAGTTCGCGATGTAGATTATCGTGTACTAGTAGCTGCTGGCTATTCGGGATTTGTTATTTGGGAAGGTGGTTTATCCTCGTCTCCAGCTCTATTCGTTGCGACACCTGGTCATACATTTGAGGAGACAGTAGGCCTTATTCCAACAGCAGATACATTAACTTCTCTACTAAATATCGTGATAGTCGTAATTATCTTTGCAACACTTCCATTCGTCATGAAGTTAATTCATCCTAAAAAAATGGAAGATCGTATATTAGTAGATCCTGAATTATTAAAGGATGTTGAAGTGAAGGAAGAACCAAATGTAAGTAAAACAAACTTTATTAATGACAAATTAGATCGTAGTCGTTTTATTGTTACGATAGGTGGTTTATTTGGATTAGCTTATTTAGTTAACCATTTCTACTTAAATGGGTTTAACTTGGATTTAAACACCGTGAATTTAATTTTCTTAACTGCATGTTTATTGCTATATGGAAATGTTCGTGAACTAGGTAGTGGATTAATTAAAGCTTCAGGAAGTGTTGGACAGTTCGCCCTTCAATACCCTTTTTATGCAGGTATTATGGGAATGATGACTGCTTCTGGTCTAGCTGTTTGGCTATCAAACTTCTTTGCTAGTATTGCAACAGAAAAAACGTTACCACTCTTTACCTTTTTTGCAGCAGGAATTTTAAATATGTTTGTTCCTTCTGGTGGAGGTCAGTGGGCAATCCAGGCACCTATTTTTCTTCCAACAGCGATCGATATGGGAGTAGATCCAGCAAAAATTGTTATGGCGGTTGCATGGGGAGACTCTTGGACCAATATGATCCAGCCATTTTGGGCAATTCCGTTATTAGCGATCGCAGGTTTGAAAATCCGTGACATTATGGGGTTTACTGTCATTACGCTAATTTATACTGGAATTATTATCTCTACTATTTTCTTAATTTTCAGCTAG
- a CDS encoding aldehyde dehydrogenase family protein — translation MEKLKKATAKITVGNPGEDNTIIGPLINKKQVDRAMALVEQTVNEGATLLQEGKVEGNLIYPYILGDVTNEMGGRSK, via the coding sequence GTGGAAAAGCTTAAAAAAGCAACAGCAAAAATTACAGTTGGTAATCCGGGGGAAGATAATACTATTATCGGACCTTTAATTAATAAAAAGCAAGTAGATAGAGCGATGGCACTCGTTGAACAAACAGTGAATGAAGGTGCGACATTACTTCAAGAAGGAAAAGTCGAAGGAAATTTAATTTATCCTTATATCCTTGGTGATGTTACAAATGAGATGGGCGGCCGCTCAAAATGA
- a CDS encoding Dabb family protein translates to MIEHIVGFKFNENTTSEQKAEIIKRAKTLKDDIPGIVSLAVGTNFSERSKGFELGLTVRFENREALEVYGPHPKHQELVSYLKEVGLTDILVLDFEIE, encoded by the coding sequence ATGATTGAACATATCGTTGGCTTTAAATTCAATGAAAATACGACTAGTGAACAAAAAGCAGAAATTATTAAAAGAGCGAAAACTCTTAAAGATGATATTCCAGGGATTGTTAGTTTAGCAGTAGGGACTAACTTTTCGGAAAGAAGCAAAGGGTTTGAACTTGGGTTGACTGTACGCTTTGAGAATCGAGAGGCGCTCGAAGTTTATGGCCCACACCCAAAACATCAAGAACTAGTTTCATATTTAAAAGAAGTTGGACTTACTGACATTCTTGTACTAGACTTTGAAATTGAGTAG
- a CDS encoding SDR family NAD(P)-dependent oxidoreductase: MGPTIFDLSGKVALVTGGSKGIGLGMAEALGKNGASVAIASRGKEDLVKAENELKEKGINVKGFQVDVTNKQKVEQLVEAIVAEFGRLDILINNAGTNIRKPLVEVEEEDWDFIIGTNLKGIFLTGQAVAKQLIKQGEGGKIINISSILGATGMSNQTSYSASKGGINQLTKVWADELAAYGIQVNAIGPGYIKTPMTEDWLADQERLKAIVDKTMVGRVGTLEDLAGPVVFLSSESSSYITGQILYVDGGWTAK; this comes from the coding sequence TTGGGACCAACAATTTTTGATTTATCTGGAAAAGTGGCGTTAGTAACTGGAGGAAGTAAAGGAATTGGATTAGGAATGGCTGAAGCACTAGGAAAGAACGGTGCTTCAGTTGCGATAGCTAGTCGTGGTAAGGAAGATTTAGTCAAAGCAGAAAACGAACTAAAGGAAAAAGGTATAAACGTTAAAGGGTTTCAAGTAGATGTGACCAACAAACAAAAAGTAGAACAATTGGTTGAAGCTATCGTTGCAGAATTTGGTCGTCTTGATATTTTGATCAATAATGCAGGCACAAATATTAGAAAACCTTTAGTTGAAGTAGAAGAAGAAGATTGGGACTTTATTATTGGAACGAATTTGAAAGGAATTTTTCTAACAGGACAAGCAGTTGCTAAACAGTTGATCAAACAAGGAGAAGGAGGAAAAATCATAAACATTTCCTCTATACTAGGAGCAACAGGAATGTCAAACCAAACGAGTTATTCTGCAAGTAAAGGTGGAATTAATCAGCTAACAAAAGTTTGGGCAGACGAGTTAGCAGCATATGGTATACAAGTCAATGCTATTGGACCAGGTTATATAAAAACACCAATGACTGAAGATTGGTTAGCTGACCAAGAGAGATTAAAGGCAATTGTTGATAAAACCATGGTAGGTCGAGTAGGAACATTAGAAGATTTAGCAGGACCTGTCGTCTTCCTCTCATCTGAATCATCTTCTTATATAACAGGTCAAATTTTATATGTTGATGGCGGATGGACAGCAAAATAA
- a CDS encoding flavin-containing monooxygenase, whose translation MKEKVQVPIDEEFDVIVIGAGFSGLYILKRLRDIGLSVKLYEAGDDVGGTWYWNRYPGARTDSDSMVYCFSDWFDKDIAHEWTWPERYSTQSDLLRYFRWVVDRLDLRSDIQFNTRVSSAVYDEQSTRWLITTTSGRKVAARYFVPAVGALSHPKIPDLKGLDRFQGDWYHSSRFPAEGVDFDGKRVAVIGSGATGTQIVPEVAKVADQVFHFIRDPYHLVPGRNHTLNNEDTEAVQRNIQEIWEYSRNTFGGFPYDFVGNALDFSPEERRRIYEKNWKQGGFPFLYLFGDVLADKEANETTQEFFREKIRQLVRDEQTADIITPKTPWLTKRPVLDHGYYAACNRDNVSLIDMKSTPIEQITEQGIRTKEGTEYDIDVIVMATGFESYTGSMLSMDIRGRNHIRLKERWADRPHDYLGITVNSFPNMFMLYCGPYNPAPFTNAPTLIEQQGEWIVDWIKFMRKNGYASLEPRQESEEEFFEQHMQIAEGTLIPQTSSWWTKQTKDPNRKGLLLMSWAGGFPAYRQLCDEGNAGNVNKFILTSTTE comes from the coding sequence TTGAAGGAGAAGGTTCAAGTCCCAATAGATGAGGAATTCGATGTCATCGTCATCGGAGCGGGATTTTCTGGCCTCTACATTCTAAAACGGCTACGTGATATTGGCCTATCGGTGAAATTGTACGAGGCGGGAGACGACGTTGGTGGAACATGGTACTGGAATCGCTACCCAGGCGCACGGACCGATTCAGATAGCATGGTTTATTGCTTTTCTGATTGGTTCGACAAGGACATCGCCCATGAGTGGACCTGGCCGGAACGATACTCGACGCAGTCAGATTTGCTCCGCTATTTCCGATGGGTTGTCGATAGGCTCGATCTTCGGAGCGACATTCAATTTAATACCCGTGTTTCGTCCGCTGTCTACGATGAACAAAGCACTCGCTGGCTAATAACCACAACATCTGGAAGAAAGGTAGCGGCCCGGTACTTCGTTCCTGCGGTGGGTGCGTTGTCGCATCCTAAAATCCCAGATCTCAAGGGTCTTGATAGGTTCCAAGGAGATTGGTACCATTCCTCGCGTTTTCCTGCTGAGGGTGTCGACTTCGATGGAAAACGCGTAGCCGTTATTGGTAGCGGTGCCACCGGAACTCAAATAGTACCGGAGGTCGCTAAGGTTGCTGATCAGGTTTTCCACTTTATCCGAGATCCGTACCACCTAGTTCCAGGCAGAAATCATACTCTAAATAATGAGGATACCGAGGCTGTACAAAGAAATATCCAAGAGATTTGGGAATATTCACGAAATACCTTCGGTGGCTTCCCCTATGACTTTGTTGGTAACGCACTAGACTTTTCGCCAGAGGAACGTCGCCGCATCTATGAGAAAAATTGGAAACAAGGTGGCTTCCCGTTTCTCTACCTCTTTGGTGATGTATTGGCTGATAAAGAGGCAAACGAGACCACCCAAGAGTTTTTTAGAGAAAAAATTCGACAACTTGTTAGAGATGAACAAACTGCTGATATTATTACCCCGAAAACACCTTGGCTTACTAAAAGACCCGTTCTGGATCATGGATATTACGCAGCCTGCAACCGCGACAATGTGAGTTTGATCGATATGAAGAGTACACCTATCGAACAAATTACGGAACAAGGCATCCGAACCAAAGAAGGTACCGAGTACGATATAGATGTCATTGTAATGGCTACGGGGTTCGAATCTTATACGGGTTCCATGCTGTCCATGGATATACGTGGACGGAATCACATAAGACTTAAGGAGAGGTGGGCTGATCGACCCCACGATTATTTAGGAATCACGGTCAACTCTTTTCCAAACATGTTCATGCTATACTGTGGACCTTATAATCCAGCTCCATTCACAAATGCTCCGACGCTAATCGAACAGCAAGGTGAGTGGATCGTCGACTGGATCAAATTCATGCGTAAGAATGGGTACGCTTCATTGGAGCCAAGACAAGAATCCGAAGAAGAGTTTTTCGAGCAACATATGCAGATCGCGGAGGGGACATTGATCCCACAGACATCTTCATGGTGGACCAAACAAACCAAAGACCCTAATAGAAAAGGACTTTTGCTTATGTCTTGGGCTGGTGGCTTTCCAGCATATCGGCAACTTTGCGATGAAGGTAATGCTGGTAATGTGAATAAATTTATATTAACAAGTACCACCGAATAA
- a CDS encoding aldehyde dehydrogenase family protein, whose protein sequence is MHNVVYRDPIGVVGAITPWNCPFYLSLRVVAPAIATGNSIVLKPDDQTRISGGLVIAKLFEDAGLPKGI, encoded by the coding sequence GTGCATAACGTGGTTTACCGTGACCCAATCGGAGTCGTTGGCGCGATTACACCTTGGAATTGTCCATTTTATTTATCTCTGCGTGTCGTTGCACCAGCAATTGCAACTGGAAATAGTATTGTGCTCAAACCAGACGATCAGACGCGGATCTCAGGCGGGCTTGTTATCGCAAAGCTCTTTGAAGATGCAGGATTACCGAAGGGGATTTAA